In a genomic window of Leptospira hartskeerlii:
- a CDS encoding glycosyltransferase family 2 protein, with protein MMLPISACIITLNEEDNIERCLSSLDFVNEIIVLDSGSKDRTESIAKQKGAKVVLRKFDDYVSQKNHVISLAASPWILTLDADEELSPGLKEEIKNLFKNGEPEEDGFIIPRLTMYMGKWIRHGGWYPNYRARLFLRSKGKFVGGKVHEAVELSGKRKKLKHPVFHYSYENLFDHVSFINRYSELAATEKFGKGKRSGLILALLEAGYKSFWMYFVRLGFLDGRRGLILAIMGFYYNFLKYAKVFEMTLAEKEKKK; from the coding sequence TTGATGTTACCAATCTCAGCCTGTATCATCACATTAAACGAAGAAGATAATATCGAAAGATGTCTATCTTCTCTAGATTTCGTAAACGAGATCATAGTATTGGATTCAGGTTCCAAGGATAGAACGGAAAGTATCGCAAAACAAAAGGGAGCCAAAGTAGTTCTCCGGAAATTTGACGATTACGTTTCTCAAAAGAATCATGTAATCTCTTTAGCTGCGAGTCCCTGGATCCTTACTCTGGATGCGGACGAAGAACTTTCTCCAGGCCTAAAAGAAGAGATCAAAAACTTATTCAAGAACGGAGAACCGGAAGAAGATGGATTTATAATCCCAAGACTTACGATGTACATGGGAAAATGGATCCGACACGGAGGCTGGTATCCGAATTATAGGGCCAGACTATTCTTAAGATCCAAAGGCAAATTTGTAGGCGGAAAGGTCCACGAAGCAGTAGAATTATCCGGAAAAAGGAAGAAGTTAAAACATCCAGTATTCCATTATTCTTATGAAAATCTATTCGATCATGTTAGCTTTATCAATAGATACTCTGAACTTGCTGCTACTGAAAAATTCGGAAAAGGAAAACGTAGCGGTTTAATCTTAGCCCTATTAGAAGCAGGATACAAATCCTTTTGGATGTATTTTGTAAGATTAGGATTTTTGGATGGAAGAAGAGGACTGATCCTCGCAATCATGGGGTTCTATTATAATTTTCTAAAATACGCCAAAGTATTCGAAATGACTTTGGCGGAAAAAGAGAAGAAAAAGTGA
- the cutA gene encoding divalent-cation tolerance protein CutA, with amino-acid sequence MSSSQEILVFTTLADRDLAEEYIAEMLQLGIIVSGTIFPEVALLYQWEGKLTIDSENKILLKAKADKYAAIEEYIMKKHPYLAPEIIKMDVSFGSDKFKAFIKDKIAKGG; translated from the coding sequence ATGTCTTCATCTCAAGAAATTTTAGTTTTCACCACTCTGGCGGATCGCGATCTAGCGGAAGAATATATCGCAGAAATGCTTCAGCTCGGAATCATAGTAAGTGGCACCATTTTCCCTGAAGTGGCTCTTTTGTACCAATGGGAAGGGAAACTCACGATCGATTCGGAAAACAAAATTCTTCTAAAAGCAAAAGCAGACAAGTATGCCGCAATCGAAGAATATATTATGAAAAAACATCCCTATCTCGCTCCAGAGATCATCAAAATGGATGTTAGTTTCGGTTCCGATAAATTTAAGGCTTTTATAAAGGACAAAATCGCGAAAGGAGGTTAA
- a CDS encoding S1 RNA-binding domain-containing protein, which translates to MKEDQKELFQKLLDESFRKKAALEPGAKVSALVTSSKSDYVFIKIQGAGLSGIIAADEFAEAPPKQGETIEAYFLQESSGDQYFTTCLNGDTISKDMVSVAHTAEIPVLGHIVGENDAGVEVKLGEQTGFCPFSQLDPELKKQNNGVGKRVRFLISEVGNKGKIIVSQKKIADKEREAKISVLKGELKPGMFVTCKVKSVHNFGLIVEADGLTALVPASEATFKKGADLSKDFHPGQVLRAKVLKLDWEEEKHSFTVKDFLKDPWAQNVPFKEGDLVTGTVESVKPFGVFVKLNEQFSGLVPNRETGLQNRTPAAQHFKMGDMVSAFVTEVNIGKRQISLSLVKAKEVQERLDYSGYLSEETSSTGSFGAILAKSLNKGQKKG; encoded by the coding sequence ATGAAAGAAGATCAAAAAGAACTGTTTCAAAAATTACTGGACGAAAGTTTCAGAAAGAAAGCGGCCTTAGAGCCTGGAGCAAAAGTTTCTGCGTTAGTCACTAGTTCTAAATCGGATTACGTTTTTATAAAGATCCAAGGAGCAGGTCTCTCCGGGATTATCGCCGCTGACGAATTCGCGGAAGCTCCCCCTAAACAGGGAGAAACTATCGAGGCATATTTCTTACAGGAATCTTCCGGAGACCAATATTTTACCACATGTTTGAATGGAGATACGATCTCCAAAGATATGGTATCTGTAGCTCATACTGCTGAGATCCCGGTCCTAGGTCATATCGTAGGCGAGAATGATGCCGGCGTAGAAGTCAAGTTAGGCGAACAAACGGGTTTCTGTCCATTCTCCCAATTGGATCCTGAGTTGAAAAAACAGAATAATGGGGTAGGCAAAAGGGTCCGTTTCCTCATTTCAGAAGTTGGAAATAAAGGAAAGATCATCGTTTCCCAAAAGAAAATCGCGGATAAGGAAAGAGAGGCCAAAATTTCCGTTCTGAAAGGCGAATTGAAGCCCGGGATGTTTGTTACCTGCAAGGTCAAATCCGTTCATAATTTCGGACTAATCGTGGAGGCAGACGGGCTGACTGCACTTGTTCCGGCTTCCGAGGCTACTTTCAAAAAGGGCGCGGATCTTTCTAAAGATTTTCATCCTGGACAAGTTCTAAGAGCAAAAGTTTTAAAATTAGATTGGGAAGAAGAAAAACACAGCTTTACTGTTAAGGATTTTCTTAAAGATCCTTGGGCCCAAAATGTTCCGTTCAAAGAAGGTGATTTGGTTACCGGAACCGTGGAAAGTGTAAAACCTTTCGGAGTATTCGTAAAATTGAATGAACAATTCTCCGGACTCGTTCCAAACAGAGAGACTGGATTACAAAATCGTACACCAGCTGCTCAACATTTCAAGATGGGAGACATGGTTTCCGCTTTTGTAACAGAAGTGAATATAGGCAAAAGACAGATCTCTCTTTCTCTTGTGAAAGCAAAAGAAGTTCAGGAAAGATTGGATTACAGCGGATATCTTTCCGAGGAAACTTCATCCACTGGATCTTTTGGTGCTATTCTTGCGAAATCCTTAAACAAGGGACAGAAAAAAGGATAA
- the uvrB gene encoding excinuclease ABC subunit UvrB encodes MSSIFKIHSNYKAAGDQVQAIEKIGQAFKRGEDKVTLVGVTGSGKTFTMAQVIANMGLPTLVLSHNKTLAAQLFREFKEFFPENAVEYFVSYYDYYQPEAYVPSSDTFIEKDMSMNEEIDKLRLRATSSLLERDDVVIVSSVSCIYGLGSPEEYVNSVVALQKGDIIDRDQVIRKLLHIQYNRNDTDFSRGNFRVRGDSIEVYPAYHTDAFRIEFFGDEVDSISRIHPVTAQVIAKQEKCFIYPAKHFIMSAPLVKDAVKRIKDEMAEQEIKFTKENKFLEAQRIVSRTNYDMEMLQEMGYCNGIENYSRHLTGRKEGERPACLIDYFRGDFLLIVDESHVTIPQVGGMFAGDKARKQTLVDFGFRLPSALDNRPLNFSEFESLTPKTLYVSATPAEYELEKSKTRVEQIIRPTGLLDPNVEVRPTKNQVEDLLVEIRKRIDLGERVLVTTLTKKMAEDLSDYYKELGLKVSYLHSEIETLERIEIIRDLRKGIYDVLIGINLLREGLDIPEVSLVAILDADKEGFLRNYKSLIQTIGRAARNINGTAVLYADKMTDSMTKAIEETKRRRTIQEEHNLKYRISPQTIKKEIADMIERTEKELAPEEYAAEEINKKFREKNFSSKEVMKEKIREEMLKAAKELDFERAALLRDKMLTIKVNPTEEK; translated from the coding sequence ATGTCTTCGATTTTTAAAATTCATTCCAACTACAAAGCCGCCGGGGACCAAGTCCAGGCCATAGAAAAAATAGGCCAAGCCTTTAAAAGGGGAGAAGATAAGGTCACCTTAGTAGGTGTGACCGGCTCCGGAAAAACATTCACTATGGCCCAGGTGATCGCGAATATGGGACTCCCTACCTTGGTTTTGTCGCATAACAAGACTTTGGCGGCACAGTTATTCCGCGAGTTTAAGGAGTTTTTCCCGGAGAATGCAGTGGAATACTTCGTTTCTTATTACGATTATTACCAACCAGAGGCTTACGTACCTTCTTCGGATACGTTTATAGAAAAAGATATGTCAATGAACGAGGAGATAGACAAGCTCAGATTGCGAGCTACTTCTTCTTTACTGGAAAGAGACGATGTTGTGATCGTAAGTTCAGTCTCTTGTATTTATGGTTTAGGATCTCCGGAAGAATATGTGAACTCAGTTGTCGCATTGCAAAAAGGAGACATCATTGATAGAGATCAGGTCATTCGCAAACTTCTTCATATACAATACAATCGTAATGATACCGATTTCTCTCGTGGGAATTTCAGAGTAAGAGGAGACTCTATCGAAGTTTATCCTGCGTATCATACGGATGCTTTTCGGATCGAATTTTTTGGGGACGAGGTGGATTCAATTTCCAGAATACATCCGGTTACAGCTCAAGTGATCGCTAAGCAGGAAAAATGTTTTATCTATCCCGCAAAACACTTCATCATGTCCGCTCCTTTAGTAAAGGACGCCGTCAAAAGAATTAAAGATGAGATGGCGGAACAAGAGATCAAGTTCACTAAAGAGAATAAATTTTTAGAAGCACAGCGTATCGTATCTAGAACAAATTACGATATGGAAATGCTCCAAGAGATGGGGTATTGTAACGGGATCGAAAATTATTCTCGTCATCTTACCGGAAGAAAAGAAGGAGAAAGACCTGCTTGTCTCATCGACTATTTCCGCGGGGACTTCTTGCTTATAGTGGACGAGTCTCACGTTACGATTCCTCAGGTGGGGGGAATGTTTGCAGGTGATAAAGCTCGTAAACAAACTCTGGTAGATTTTGGATTCAGATTACCTTCTGCCCTAGACAATCGACCTCTAAACTTTTCTGAATTTGAATCTTTAACTCCTAAAACTCTCTATGTATCTGCGACACCTGCAGAATACGAATTGGAGAAGAGCAAAACAAGAGTAGAACAGATCATTCGTCCTACAGGACTTTTAGATCCGAATGTAGAAGTTCGACCTACCAAAAACCAGGTAGAGGATCTTTTAGTAGAGATCCGAAAAAGAATAGATCTAGGAGAAAGGGTTTTAGTCACCACATTGACCAAAAAGATGGCGGAAGATCTCTCCGATTATTATAAAGAATTAGGACTCAAAGTTTCATATCTGCATTCCGAGATAGAAACCTTAGAAAGAATAGAGATTATTCGAGATCTCAGAAAGGGAATATACGATGTTCTAATCGGGATCAACCTTTTGCGAGAAGGATTGGATATCCCTGAAGTTTCTCTCGTAGCCATTTTGGACGCGGACAAAGAAGGTTTTTTAAGAAATTACAAATCCTTAATACAGACGATTGGTAGGGCCGCAAGGAATATCAACGGAACTGCAGTATTATACGCGGATAAGATGACTGATTCTATGACCAAGGCCATAGAAGAGACCAAAAGAAGAAGAACGATCCAAGAAGAACATAATCTTAAATACAGGATCTCTCCTCAAACGATCAAAAAGGAAATTGCCGATATGATCGAAAGGACCGAAAAAGAATTAGCTCCGGAAGAATATGCGGCAGAAGAGATCAATAAAAAGTTCAGAGAGAAAAACTTCTCTTCTAAAGAAGTTATGAAAGAGAAGATCAGGGAAGAAATGTTAAAAGCAGCCAAGGAACTGGATTTCGAAAGAGCAGCGCTTCTCCGAGACAAAATGCTTACTATCAAAGTGAATCCTACAGAGGAAAAATGA
- a CDS encoding rhomboid family intramembrane serine protease encodes MRLDITLITILVTGAISFYTLYMDQNLLDKLILRPFRDSKEGNYYTLATSGFVHADFSHLFFNMLTLYFFGRHVDMVLGPLGFMGLYLASILISNFISFQKNKADANYASLGASGGTSGIVFASILFYPYSKIFFFFIPIPIPGPLYAILYLGYSYYASKNRQDGINHDAHFYGALTGLAVAILVQPLSLIAFIQYVLGGFM; translated from the coding sequence ATGAGATTAGACATCACACTTATCACTATACTAGTCACGGGAGCCATAAGCTTTTATACATTGTATATGGATCAAAATCTTTTAGATAAATTGATCCTTAGGCCTTTCAGAGATTCTAAAGAAGGAAACTATTATACTTTAGCCACCAGTGGATTTGTTCACGCGGATTTTTCTCATTTATTCTTTAATATGCTGACACTCTACTTTTTTGGAAGGCATGTGGATATGGTGCTCGGGCCCTTGGGATTTATGGGCCTGTATTTAGCGAGTATCCTAATTTCGAATTTCATTTCTTTCCAGAAAAATAAAGCGGACGCAAATTATGCGAGTCTTGGAGCTTCCGGCGGAACTTCCGGGATCGTATTTGCTTCTATCTTATTCTATCCTTATTCTAAAATTTTCTTTTTCTTTATACCGATCCCGATTCCTGGACCTTTATATGCGATATTGTATTTAGGATATTCTTATTATGCTTCTAAGAATAGGCAGGATGGGATCAATCATGACGCTCACTTTTACGGAGCGCTGACTGGACTCGCAGTTGCAATCTTAGTGCAACCGCTTTCTTTGATTGCGTTTATCCAATATGTGCTGGGTGGGTTTATGTGA
- a CDS encoding serine hydrolase domain-containing protein, whose protein sequence is MGGLLVSSFFASTSVKRFFLLSLVILFISNCSALDWGWVKLPSGLAWDQNETLDRNPVEGFRVEFPEELGLDSRPLVELSKKLRKDKTEVRSLLILKEGNLVFERYAGGISRNHNHNMYSVTKSVVSMLLGICYTNDCGLDLEDSLSSAESSLPGLLPSELKGKESIRLKDALRMSSGMGWDSFPKKEDIRTDADPLAIAWIPVVSSAPGTKFEYSNGDTQLVAGYLEAKTGKTLYEYSKSTAFSWLGFKGEEWNTSKSGRQTAGFGLRLRPIDMAKLGQLYLDGGKWQGRQILKPEWIAWTLEPGVEKRYGLQFWIHEFEGKPSFMANGKGGQFIYVIPHRKIVLVMTSAIWDKAPDLVLTSALDAIKASLISTDKIPSPDREEALLKELKISARTSLDPKLKEGADETRIAAEPGIKQNHP, encoded by the coding sequence ATGGGGGGTCTTTTAGTGAGTAGTTTTTTTGCAAGTACATCAGTAAAACGTTTCTTTCTTCTCTCCTTAGTTATTCTTTTTATTTCCAATTGCAGCGCCTTGGATTGGGGCTGGGTAAAACTCCCTTCCGGACTTGCCTGGGACCAAAACGAAACCTTAGATAGAAATCCTGTAGAAGGTTTCCGTGTAGAATTTCCGGAAGAATTGGGACTGGATTCCAGACCTCTAGTAGAACTTTCTAAAAAGCTCAGAAAAGATAAAACGGAGGTACGCTCTCTCCTCATCTTGAAAGAAGGAAACCTAGTATTCGAAAGATATGCCGGAGGGATCTCCAGAAATCATAATCATAATATGTATTCTGTGACCAAGTCTGTGGTCTCCATGTTGTTAGGTATTTGTTATACGAATGATTGTGGCTTGGACTTGGAAGACAGCCTGTCTTCTGCGGAGTCCAGTTTGCCTGGCCTTCTTCCTTCCGAATTAAAAGGAAAAGAATCTATTCGACTTAAAGATGCATTACGTATGAGTTCCGGAATGGGCTGGGATTCCTTTCCTAAAAAAGAAGATATCAGAACGGACGCAGACCCGCTCGCGATCGCTTGGATCCCTGTAGTATCTTCGGCTCCCGGAACTAAATTCGAATATTCTAATGGAGATACCCAGTTAGTCGCAGGTTACTTGGAAGCTAAGACTGGTAAAACCTTGTATGAATATTCTAAGAGCACTGCATTCTCCTGGTTAGGTTTTAAAGGAGAAGAATGGAATACGTCGAAATCAGGAAGACAAACCGCCGGTTTTGGACTTCGATTGAGACCGATCGATATGGCAAAGCTCGGGCAGCTTTATCTTGATGGAGGAAAATGGCAGGGTCGTCAGATCTTAAAACCTGAATGGATCGCTTGGACTTTAGAGCCGGGTGTAGAAAAAAGATACGGACTCCAATTTTGGATCCATGAATTTGAAGGAAAGCCTAGCTTCATGGCAAATGGAAAAGGTGGTCAGTTTATTTATGTGATCCCTCATCGTAAGATCGTTTTAGTGATGACCAGCGCCATTTGGGACAAGGCACCTGACTTAGTCTTAACTTCCGCGTTGGATGCAATCAAGGCCTCTTTAATATCTACGGATAAAATCCCTTCTCCAGACAGGGAAGAAGCGCTCCTGAAAGAGCTAAAAATATCTGCCAGAACTTCTTTAGATCCTAAGCTTAAAGAAGGAGCGGATGAAACAAGGATTGCAGCAGAACCAGGGATAAAACAAAATCATCCTTAA
- a CDS encoding tRNA (cytidine(34)-2'-O)-methyltransferase translates to MALRIALYRPEIPPNTGNIARLCVALGAELHIVGEPAFELSEKAARRAGLDYWDKLKLTLHSGWEAFSKTLDTDSKLYLISTKGEVSYTTPKYGKNDVFLFGNETSGLPQEIFQSEIPNGILRIPMEEDCRCLNLSNAVAVIAYEALRQIRRW, encoded by the coding sequence ATGGCTCTCCGGATCGCATTGTATCGACCGGAGATACCTCCCAATACGGGAAATATCGCCCGACTATGCGTCGCTTTAGGAGCGGAGTTGCATATCGTAGGAGAACCTGCCTTCGAGTTGTCTGAAAAAGCAGCAAGAAGAGCAGGGCTAGATTATTGGGATAAACTAAAATTGACCCTTCATTCCGGTTGGGAAGCTTTTTCAAAGACCTTAGACACTGATTCTAAGTTATATTTAATATCCACGAAAGGAGAAGTCTCTTATACAACTCCGAAGTACGGGAAGAATGACGTATTTTTATTCGGAAATGAAACATCAGGATTGCCTCAGGAAATTTTTCAATCAGAGATCCCTAATGGGATCCTTAGAATTCCGATGGAAGAAGATTGTAGATGTTTAAATTTGAGTAACGCAGTCGCGGTAATCGCATACGAAGCATTGCGCCAAATTCGTCGTTGGTGA
- a CDS encoding histidine kinase gives MGQEIRDISDNIRLTVEDGRILSLKTHRITRSVEEHIQQAIELILDKVTYPTLVPTIYTIVKELSINACKANQKRIYFEEKGYDIENPIQYKKGVSEYKQLFSESMAEEYGNKSKKKGYFCLITFDYSMDGIRVEVTNNTPVTIEEEKSLREKLEKGMQYGDIAQFYLDNADNTEGAGLGLALILIMLKGEGIDPSFFRIIIRKDVTIARLEVPLTSNFKSVRDQDFSRA, from the coding sequence ATGGGTCAGGAAATCCGGGATATATCAGACAATATCCGGCTTACGGTGGAGGACGGAAGAATCCTCTCTCTAAAGACCCATCGAATCACCAGATCGGTCGAGGAACATATCCAACAGGCGATCGAGCTCATCTTGGATAAGGTCACTTATCCCACCCTTGTTCCAACGATTTACACTATCGTAAAAGAATTATCGATCAACGCCTGCAAGGCAAATCAAAAAAGGATCTACTTCGAGGAAAAAGGCTACGATATCGAAAATCCCATCCAGTACAAAAAGGGAGTCTCCGAATATAAGCAATTATTCTCCGAAAGTATGGCGGAAGAATACGGAAACAAATCCAAAAAGAAGGGATATTTCTGTCTGATCACTTTCGATTATTCCATGGACGGAATTCGGGTCGAGGTTACAAACAATACACCAGTCACTATAGAGGAAGAAAAATCCCTCCGCGAAAAATTAGAAAAAGGAATGCAGTACGGAGACATCGCCCAATTCTATTTAGATAACGCTGACAATACGGAAGGAGCCGGATTGGGACTCGCACTTATATTAATCATGCTAAAAGGAGAAGGTATCGATCCTTCTTTTTTCAGGATCATCATCCGCAAAGACGTAACCATCGCCAGATTGGAAGTTCCCCTTACGTCTAATTTTAAATCCGTAAGAGATCAGGATTTTTCCCGCGCTTGA
- a CDS encoding LIC_10730 family protein, with translation MKIKFGILLSFFILNCFFAVDWSSDESGKVRGKGSVEDFPEAENANLSKQELSKRPNKGGFKTREEQELFDMMISSGADQSTARNCAAKYGNCKSQCWTQYPIPKVETVFTAITVDRKREDCIAKCSNLCDDYTPSSSRGSMPNSGKGNYSDPNAPRY, from the coding sequence ATGAAAATTAAATTCGGAATATTATTATCCTTCTTTATACTAAACTGCTTTTTCGCTGTGGATTGGAGTTCCGACGAATCCGGCAAGGTGAGAGGAAAGGGTTCCGTGGAGGATTTTCCGGAAGCTGAAAATGCAAATCTAAGCAAACAAGAACTTTCTAAAAGGCCCAACAAGGGAGGCTTCAAAACCAGAGAAGAGCAGGAACTTTTCGATATGATGATCTCTTCCGGTGCGGACCAAAGCACGGCTCGGAATTGTGCCGCAAAATATGGAAACTGCAAGAGCCAATGTTGGACTCAATATCCTATCCCTAAAGTGGAGACTGTTTTTACTGCGATCACTGTGGATCGTAAGAGAGAAGATTGTATCGCAAAATGCAGTAATCTTTGTGATGATTACACTCCTTCTTCGTCTAGAGGTTCCATGCCGAATTCAGGCAAAGGAAATTATTCGGATCCGAACGCTCCAAGATACTAA
- the aroE gene encoding shikimate dehydrogenase gives MKIFRDSSKYFGIVGQPLSHTLSPMLHTSWYEDLSLDCGYLVFPVETLEKKELLSLSKFGVRGLSVTIPHKEIAFQFADKTDETSQAVKASNTLVFENGSISAHNTDGIGAVRSIQESFPVSLYGKVLLIGSGGSARGISFTLLKEAGVKDLTITARNPKTSEELIGLLSNISSAKIQFKDLTEVQKDFAEYSLIIHTTPLGMKGKDPGPAIPESCFKEGQVLFDIVYNPLETPLVLGAKKKGAKIIPGTEMLLYQAVEQFRLFTGVSLIPDLIEKGRSRLLKALGYT, from the coding sequence TTGAAAATCTTTCGAGACAGCTCAAAATACTTCGGGATCGTAGGCCAGCCTCTATCTCACACATTATCACCCATGTTGCACACCTCATGGTATGAAGACCTGAGTCTGGACTGCGGCTATTTGGTTTTTCCAGTGGAAACTTTGGAAAAAAAGGAACTTCTTTCTTTGTCCAAGTTCGGAGTCAGAGGTTTGTCAGTCACCATTCCTCATAAGGAAATTGCATTTCAATTCGCGGATAAAACTGACGAGACTTCTCAAGCTGTCAAAGCAAGTAATACTTTAGTTTTTGAGAACGGATCGATTAGCGCGCATAATACGGACGGGATCGGTGCAGTCCGATCTATCCAAGAATCTTTTCCGGTAAGTTTATACGGAAAAGTATTATTGATCGGAAGCGGTGGAAGCGCTCGAGGAATTTCTTTCACCCTATTGAAAGAAGCAGGAGTAAAAGATCTTACGATCACAGCAAGAAATCCTAAAACTTCTGAAGAATTGATTGGATTACTTTCTAATATTTCTTCCGCAAAGATCCAGTTTAAAGATCTAACCGAAGTGCAAAAGGATTTTGCGGAATACTCGCTCATCATTCACACAACTCCCCTCGGAATGAAAGGAAAAGATCCTGGACCTGCAATCCCAGAGTCTTGTTTTAAAGAAGGGCAAGTATTATTCGACATAGTTTATAATCCTTTAGAAACTCCTTTAGTTTTAGGAGCTAAGAAGAAGGGTGCGAAGATCATTCCCGGAACAGAAATGCTACTCTACCAAGCAGTCGAACAATTCAGATTGTTCACCGGCGTAAGCTTAATCCCAGATCTGATAGAAAAAGGAAGATCCAGACTGTTAAAAGCTCTCGGATACACCTGA
- a CDS encoding ATP-binding protein, with protein sequence MSFSLGEIEARIRELLANGLTGNSQDFHAWIRMDTLRKFREEPSFSPDWVPKVLDELVASGEAAKSKLDPREYTLSAESSLRKKTSKNEEYLLLGRTEFQPMQYVRSRMESFLRANGIDEDMIVDLTIGSIEAVENAVKYGDGGNVEVAYTIEKSGIFKIRLVNNLRELNIEEDIERGKFSSTATLMRGMMVMQKLFDKMDLEILEDKRQALFMAEKILPK encoded by the coding sequence ATGTCCTTTTCCCTAGGAGAGATAGAAGCCCGAATTCGGGAACTCCTAGCAAACGGTTTAACAGGTAATTCCCAGGATTTCCATGCGTGGATCCGTATGGACACTCTTCGTAAATTCAGGGAAGAGCCTTCCTTCTCACCCGATTGGGTTCCAAAAGTTCTAGACGAGCTTGTTGCTTCCGGAGAAGCAGCTAAAAGTAAATTAGATCCGAGAGAATATACTCTCTCAGCAGAATCCTCTCTCCGCAAAAAAACTTCCAAGAACGAAGAGTACCTTCTTCTTGGCCGCACCGAATTCCAGCCTATGCAATACGTAAGAAGCAGGATGGAATCTTTCCTGAGAGCCAACGGAATAGACGAGGACATGATCGTGGATCTAACCATTGGTTCCATCGAAGCAGTTGAGAATGCAGTCAAATATGGGGACGGTGGCAACGTAGAAGTCGCCTATACAATCGAAAAAAGCGGAATTTTTAAGATCCGACTGGTGAACAATCTGAGAGAATTGAATATCGAAGAAGATATAGAAAGAGGAAAATTTTCTTCCACTGCCACTCTTATGAGAGGGATGATGGTTATGCAAAAATTATTCGATAAAATGGATCTCGAAATCTTAGAGGATAAAAGACAGGCCTTATTTATGGCCGAAAAAATCCTTCCGAAGTAA